AAGGCCATCTCAGCTGTCTGCAGGTTCTGCTAGCCCACGGTGCCCTGGTAGACTGCGCGGACGTCAAGGCTCAGACGCCTCTTTTCGCGGCCGTTCGTGGGAAATACCTGGACTGTGTCTTAGCGCTCCTCAGAGCCGGGGCCAACCCCAATGGCAGCTCGTCCAACAACTGCTCTCCTGTCCTCACTGCTGCCCGGGAGGGGGATGTGGAGATTTTAAAGGAACTGCTTAAACACGGTGCAGAGGTGAACTCCCGCTCCAAAGTCTTGCTCTGGACATCCAGCGCCAGGGTGTCCAGCGGGCCGCTGTACCTGGCGGCCGTTTACGGTCACATGGAGTGTTTCAGACTGCTGCTCCTCTATGGGGCAGACCCAGATTACAACTGCACGGATGCAAAGCTGCTGAGTTCTATCAAGCAGCCCAAAACTGTGCTGGAGATGTGCCTCAGGCACGGCTGCGGCGTGGAGTACATCCAGCTGCTGATCGACTTCGGAGCTAACGTCTACCTCCCTACGCTGATCATCGAGAAGTCCACCAAGCAGAACGAGGCTGTGGAGCTGCTTCTACACGAGAGAGGTACTGAAACAAGCCGCACTTAATCACACGTGACATGTCACTTAACCCGACTGGATGGAGCCACAATCCTCACAATCCTGAAATAGGATGGATTTCTAGCTCAAACTGGATGATTGGGAGCGACGGTTTAAGGTTTAAGACCATTTACTGCTTGCTGAAGTTGAGCAGAAATGTTGAGACTGAAATGTAGAACTCTTTTATTTTGGTACCATGTAATTCATGGCTTTCTGATAAACACAAGGAGAATCTAATGTAGTACCAATTACAGGGAAGCAGAAACAGTTTTCAAGTGGTAGAATAGCTGTAGTAACCTAGTGTTTGACTGTCATGAAAAATGTTAAACGTCTGTACTGTGGAGCTGTAACTGATGAATCATTTCTAATGGAGACCGGCGAATAAAACTCTTCATCATGGCGATCAAGTTAAGAAGTCCAGGATTTGAAATGCTGAGCCACAAAGACTATAACATTCCTTAGGCCTCAGACAAATCTGGTTAGATTAAGCTGTTGAGCAGTAACTAATTGTTCTTGTCGTCCCCAGGAAATCCAAAGGCCTTGACATCCCAGTGCCGACTTGCTGTCCGAAGTTACCTCAAAAAGATCGACAAGATCCACTGCATCGACCAGCTGGAAATGCCAACAAGTCTAATTAACTTCCTGCAACACAAGCCAGTCCCAGTCACTGTTCTGTAGCCGTGTGAGCCGAAGACGCATTGTACAcgtttttatttggtttgtaGACTGTGAGCTacctttctctgtttttttttttaagtacttCTGTCTGTTCATGTGCTGTTCTCTTAAGAAGGAATCCTACgtgaaaatattaaatgtgtgGATAAGTTGGGtgaactttttgttttattattagcACTAACAACCCTGCAGCTATCGGAGGAGCGCTCTGAAGGAAGCCGTTTCTTGGTGTCTTTGTCACATGTTCGTCACAAGCTGTTCTTGTTAAACAGAGCTGTTTGCTTCAGTGAAGACTAACAGGCTTGCCTGGTCCATTAAAATACATGCACAAGTTGTGAAAAAGAGTAAGAATTGATGTGTAAAAAAGCTTTATGAAAAACATGGCTTCACTATTTTCTTGAAATTGGGAGTGTTGTTCACTTTAACCCCATCCATACTGTATAAAAAGTGCAATAATTATGAGTTGAGTGGTTATattaaagaataaaagtaaCCTTTTTAGggcaacatttcatttttaggtCAACCACTGGCTCTGTGGAACAAGACTTAAGTCACAGCTATGGGAAgtgctctgtgaggctgtaaaGTAGTGCTTTGAGacacatgctaacatttgctgaTGCGGATTAGGCACAATGTAAAGccgaggctgatgggaatgtcatcaGTTTTGCAGATATCCGGTCATAAACCAACATATTCAcccaattaaataaaataaatttcaTCTGATGATTGTGCAGTGCCAGTCcattaaatgtatttgactGCTTGCTGACTTGCATGATTCGCTGCATGCGTCACTGATGGGCGGtgctttgtttttggtcttCGTACGTGTTGATAtagaaaacagtaaaatgtctgGCTGGTAACAAACAATGTATTGTATTACATTAGATTTTTTCTGTAATGGAATACTAATAATATaatactgctgttttttttgttttttattacagATGATAATACAAGCTTAACAGTTTGAGTGAAACAGTGAGTCTTTGAAAAGTGCTCATGAATTTTTATAACATCTTAGCAGACAGTACGTCCCCCTTGTGCTTAAGTGACGGCATGCACTCGGGCTGGAATGGACTCCGCAAGTCTGTGCAGAACCTGATGATTCATGGTGTTCCAGCATGATTTGACAGTTTTTCCCAAAGCATCGTTTTCTCACACGATTTCTCACACGAttgactttttcagtcttcGAATGCCACTTTTAAAATGCTCGATGGCgttgaggtcaggtgactgttGAAAGTCCATGACAGTCGGGACCTGCTCGGTGTTTTTCGGTCTTCGGGTAGTTCTCGATCCGACTTTACTCGTTGCGTCCGTCCATGCATGCATACAAAAATGTGGAAGTACAATCTGCAGTTGATAGGACAGCCCTAAAATCccagaaatgatttgttttgcGTCATTTGGCAGATTTTTGGCCCTGGGTGCATTCAAAATCTGCAAAGTGCCCGTTTCAGCTCCTTCAGTCTGGACTATAATGGTAGGACCTGCACTGATGAGTAAATGATGGTTTAATACATCTGTCTTAACATCGTTTAAGACGTTATCATATATCTTACATCTACACTGTCATACATAACAGAGGGATGTTTTATATAAGCTTTACTCTCTTATGTTTCAATGTCTTGAAGCACGCAAATGTTGTTTTAGAGGAGTCTTAAAAATGACATTGTTTGCTTGCAGCCTTCGAGGGGCCTGCTACTGGTAGAGTCAGTGCTCGAGGAATGTACTGGGGTGGGGTTATATCAACAATTAGCGGAGTTACAGGACTCATCACCTATGTCAGACTAAGACTTTTTTAAAAGGTATATGTGGTTTAAATTTGGAAGACGTCCGAGTCTCAACCTTTAGCTAGAAATCAAGACCATTCCTAAGAACAGTTTTATACAAACTGGCCCAGAGCTGCATACAAGAAAGAATGATTGAAAGAGAAATATGTCAGGGGCTTATTTTGTCTGCTTAACCTGTAGGTGAGTCATCACTTTAGAAATGAATGTCATGTCACAGTATAATGTACgtccagaaaaaaacagacagaaggacAAAACATCCGGCTtgactttacaaaaaaaaaaaacaagttggaGAAAACTGAGAATCACTTGGTTGTTTAattatataaatacattacattattaAGTGTTAACTTCATCAGCATTTAAATAATTAGACATGGCCCGCAACACGATTCTTCAGA
Above is a genomic segment from Sparus aurata chromosome 20, fSpaAur1.1, whole genome shotgun sequence containing:
- the LOC115571352 gene encoding ankyrin repeat and SOCS box protein 12-like isoform X1, with product MVTYPGSMLRLRTSEEEQRSCEISQLRQAVLQNNDRLLDEMLCQEIYKKVINCRGGWGIAGTPLHAAVSKGHLSCLQVLLAHGALVDCADVKAQTPLFAAVRGKYLDCVLALLRAGANPNGSSSNNCSPVLTAAREGDVEILKELLKHGAEVNSRSKVLLWTSSARVSSGPLYLAAVYGHMECFRLLLLYGADPDYNCTDAKLLSSIKQPKTVLEMCLRHGCGVEYIQLLIDFGANVYLPTLIIEKSTKQNEAVELLLHERGNPKALTSQCRLAVRSYLKKIDKIHCIDQLEMPTSLINFLQHKPVPVTVL
- the LOC115571352 gene encoding ankyrin repeat and SOCS box protein 12-like isoform X2: MVTYRSMLRLRTSEEEQRSCEISQLRQAVLQNNDRLLDEMLCQEIYKKVINCRGGWGIAGTPLHAAVSKGHLSCLQVLLAHGALVDCADVKAQTPLFAAVRGKYLDCVLALLRAGANPNGSSSNNCSPVLTAAREGDVEILKELLKHGAEVNSRSKVLLWTSSARVSSGPLYLAAVYGHMECFRLLLLYGADPDYNCTDAKLLSSIKQPKTVLEMCLRHGCGVEYIQLLIDFGANVYLPTLIIEKSTKQNEAVELLLHERGNPKALTSQCRLAVRSYLKKIDKIHCIDQLEMPTSLINFLQHKPVPVTVL
- the LOC115571352 gene encoding ankyrin repeat and SOCS box protein 12-like isoform X3, with the protein product MLRLRTSEEEQRSCEISQLRQAVLQNNDRLLDEMLCQEIYKKVINCRGGWGIAGTPLHAAVSKGHLSCLQVLLAHGALVDCADVKAQTPLFAAVRGKYLDCVLALLRAGANPNGSSSNNCSPVLTAAREGDVEILKELLKHGAEVNSRSKVLLWTSSARVSSGPLYLAAVYGHMECFRLLLLYGADPDYNCTDAKLLSSIKQPKTVLEMCLRHGCGVEYIQLLIDFGANVYLPTLIIEKSTKQNEAVELLLHERGNPKALTSQCRLAVRSYLKKIDKIHCIDQLEMPTSLINFLQHKPVPVTVL